A single Cottoperca gobio chromosome 5, fCotGob3.1, whole genome shotgun sequence DNA region contains:
- the LOC115007924 gene encoding uncharacterized protein LOC115007924 isoform X10, giving the protein MAGRRLLVIFIYSFLESYAQALLPPTLTVNPPVISETDSVTLHCQTPSSVPVSQCYFKTMRTKRGKVFPCLKTLTGTELLEMSHQSSPAEVKVTCFYLHATQSPESNISSIIIRTSLPPTLTVNPPVISETDSVTLHCQTPSSVPVSQCHFYTLSGETVKDVSCLKTLTGTELLEMSHQSSPAEVEMTCFYTVKLGESHYLSPHSDTSSVTIHSDTSSVTIHSLSVSTPGTKDSSYPATSQKTASGERREPQNENLDAYPLYCSISEEPAASELKGVMYSTVQTH; this is encoded by the exons ATGGCTGGACGCCGGCTGCTTGTCATCTTCATTT ATTCTTTTCTCGAGAGTTATGCACAAG CTCTTCTTCCACctacactgacagtgaatccaccggtgatctcagagacagactcagtcactctgcactgtcagactccatcatctgttcctgtgtctcagtgttatttCAAAACTATGAGAACAAAACGGGGCAAAGTCTTCCCctgtctgaagacactgacaggaactgagctgctggagatgtcacatcagagttcacctgctgaggttaaagtgacatgtttttatcttcacGCGACTCAATCTCCAGAGAGTAACATATCCTCCATCATCATTCGAA CATCTCTTCCACctacactgacagtgaatccaccggtgatctcagagacagactcagtcactctgcactgtcagactccatcatctgttcctgtgtctcagtgtcatTTCTACACTTTAAGTGGAGAAactgtcaaagacgtctcttgtctgaagacactgacaggaactgagctgctggagatgtcacatcagagttcacctgctgaggttgagatgacatgtttttacactgtaaagCTTGGAGAGTCACATTACCTAtctccacacagtgacacatcctccgtcaccatacacagtgacacatcctccgtcaccatacaca GTTTGAGTGTTAGTACACCTGGCACTAAAGATAGCTCCTACCCTGCAACATCTCAGAAAACAGCTTCAG GTGAAAGGCGGGAGCCTCAAAATGAGAAT tTGGACGCATACCCTTTGTACTGCAGCATCTCTGAGGAGCCAGCTGCATCAGAGCTGAAGGGTGTGATGTACAGCACCGTGCAGACACACTGA
- the LOC115007924 gene encoding uncharacterized protein LOC115007924 isoform X6, with translation MAGRRLLVIFIYSFLESYAQALLPPTLTVNPPVISETDSVTLHCQTPSSVPVSQCYFKTMRTKRGKVFPCLKTLTGTELLEMSHQSSPAEVKVTCFYLHATQSPESNISSIIIRTSLPPTLTVNPPVISETDSVTLHCQTPSSVPVSQCHFYTLSGETVKDVSCLKTLTGTELLEMSHQSSPAEVEMTCFYTVKLGESHYLSPHSDTSSVTIHSDTSSVTIHSLSVSTPGTKDSSYPATSQKTASATWILNFIVVVAGCGVTVAVILLVSAILWNKKRTGERREPQNENLDAYPLYCSISEEPAASELKGVMYSTVQTH, from the exons ATGGCTGGACGCCGGCTGCTTGTCATCTTCATTT ATTCTTTTCTCGAGAGTTATGCACAAG CTCTTCTTCCACctacactgacagtgaatccaccggtgatctcagagacagactcagtcactctgcactgtcagactccatcatctgttcctgtgtctcagtgttatttCAAAACTATGAGAACAAAACGGGGCAAAGTCTTCCCctgtctgaagacactgacaggaactgagctgctggagatgtcacatcagagttcacctgctgaggttaaagtgacatgtttttatcttcacGCGACTCAATCTCCAGAGAGTAACATATCCTCCATCATCATTCGAA CATCTCTTCCACctacactgacagtgaatccaccggtgatctcagagacagactcagtcactctgcactgtcagactccatcatctgttcctgtgtctcagtgtcatTTCTACACTTTAAGTGGAGAAactgtcaaagacgtctcttgtctgaagacactgacaggaactgagctgctggagatgtcacatcagagttcacctgctgaggttgagatgacatgtttttacactgtaaagCTTGGAGAGTCACATTACCTAtctccacacagtgacacatcctccgtcaccatacacagtgacacatcctccgtcaccatacaca GTTTGAGTGTTAGTACACCTGGCACTAAAGATAGCTCCTACCCTGCAACATCTCAGAAAACAGCTTCAG CAACGTGGATATTGAACTTTATTGTAGTTGTAGCTGGTTGCGGTGTAACTGTGGCCGTCATCTTGCTCGTTTCTGCAATTCTctggaacaaaaaaagaactg GTGAAAGGCGGGAGCCTCAAAATGAGAAT tTGGACGCATACCCTTTGTACTGCAGCATCTCTGAGGAGCCAGCTGCATCAGAGCTGAAGGGTGTGATGTACAGCACCGTGCAGACACACTGA
- the LOC115007924 gene encoding uncharacterized protein LOC115007924 isoform X12, with product MAGRRLLVIFIYSFLESYAQALLPPTLTVNPPVISETDSVTLHCQTPSSVPVSQCYFKTMRTKRGKVFPCLKTLTGTELLEMSHQSSPAEVKVTCFYLHATQSPESNISSIIIRTSLPPTLTVNPPVISETDSVTLHCQTPSSVPVSQCHFYTLSGETVKDVSCLKTLTGTELLEMSHQSSPAEVEMTCFYTVKLGESHYLSPHSDTSSVTIHSLSVSTPGTKDSSYPATSQKTASGERREPQNENLDAYPLYCSISEEPAASELKGVMYSTVQTH from the exons ATGGCTGGACGCCGGCTGCTTGTCATCTTCATTT ATTCTTTTCTCGAGAGTTATGCACAAG CTCTTCTTCCACctacactgacagtgaatccaccggtgatctcagagacagactcagtcactctgcactgtcagactccatcatctgttcctgtgtctcagtgttatttCAAAACTATGAGAACAAAACGGGGCAAAGTCTTCCCctgtctgaagacactgacaggaactgagctgctggagatgtcacatcagagttcacctgctgaggttaaagtgacatgtttttatcttcacGCGACTCAATCTCCAGAGAGTAACATATCCTCCATCATCATTCGAA CATCTCTTCCACctacactgacagtgaatccaccggtgatctcagagacagactcagtcactctgcactgtcagactccatcatctgttcctgtgtctcagtgtcatTTCTACACTTTAAGTGGAGAAactgtcaaagacgtctcttgtctgaagacactgacaggaactgagctgctggagatgtcacatcagagttcacctgctgaggttgagatgacatgtttttacactgtaaagCTTGGAGAGTCACATTACCTAtctccacacagtgacacatcctccgtcaccatacaca GTTTGAGTGTTAGTACACCTGGCACTAAAGATAGCTCCTACCCTGCAACATCTCAGAAAACAGCTTCAG GTGAAAGGCGGGAGCCTCAAAATGAGAAT tTGGACGCATACCCTTTGTACTGCAGCATCTCTGAGGAGCCAGCTGCATCAGAGCTGAAGGGTGTGATGTACAGCACCGTGCAGACACACTGA
- the LOC115007924 gene encoding uncharacterized protein LOC115007924 isoform X5, whose product MAGRRLLVIFIYSFLESYAQALLPPTLTVNPPVISETDSVTLHCQTPSSVPVSQCYFKTMRTKRGKVFPCLKTLTGTELLEMSHQSSPAEVKVTCFYLHATQSPESNISSIIIRTSLPPTLTVNPPVISETDSVTLHCQTPSSVPVSQCHFYTLSGETVKDVSCLKTLTGTELLEMSHQSSPAEVEMTCFYTVKLGESHYLSPHSDTSSVTIHSDTSSVTIHSLSVSTPGTKDSSYPATSQKTASAATWILNFIVVVAGCGVTVAVILLVSAILWNKKRTGERREPQNENLDAYPLYCSISEEPAASELKGVMYSTVQTH is encoded by the exons ATGGCTGGACGCCGGCTGCTTGTCATCTTCATTT ATTCTTTTCTCGAGAGTTATGCACAAG CTCTTCTTCCACctacactgacagtgaatccaccggtgatctcagagacagactcagtcactctgcactgtcagactccatcatctgttcctgtgtctcagtgttatttCAAAACTATGAGAACAAAACGGGGCAAAGTCTTCCCctgtctgaagacactgacaggaactgagctgctggagatgtcacatcagagttcacctgctgaggttaaagtgacatgtttttatcttcacGCGACTCAATCTCCAGAGAGTAACATATCCTCCATCATCATTCGAA CATCTCTTCCACctacactgacagtgaatccaccggtgatctcagagacagactcagtcactctgcactgtcagactccatcatctgttcctgtgtctcagtgtcatTTCTACACTTTAAGTGGAGAAactgtcaaagacgtctcttgtctgaagacactgacaggaactgagctgctggagatgtcacatcagagttcacctgctgaggttgagatgacatgtttttacactgtaaagCTTGGAGAGTCACATTACCTAtctccacacagtgacacatcctccgtcaccatacacagtgacacatcctccgtcaccatacaca GTTTGAGTGTTAGTACACCTGGCACTAAAGATAGCTCCTACCCTGCAACATCTCAGAAAACAGCTTCAG CAGCAACGTGGATATTGAACTTTATTGTAGTTGTAGCTGGTTGCGGTGTAACTGTGGCCGTCATCTTGCTCGTTTCTGCAATTCTctggaacaaaaaaagaactg GTGAAAGGCGGGAGCCTCAAAATGAGAAT tTGGACGCATACCCTTTGTACTGCAGCATCTCTGAGGAGCCAGCTGCATCAGAGCTGAAGGGTGTGATGTACAGCACCGTGCAGACACACTGA
- the LOC115007924 gene encoding uncharacterized protein LOC115007924 isoform X1: MAGRRLLVIFIYSFLESYAQALLPPTLTVNPPVISETDSVTLHCQTPSSVPVSQCYFKTMRTKRGKVFPCLKTLTGTELLEMSHQSSPAEVKVTCFYLHATQSPESNISSIIIRTSLPPTLTVNPPVISETDSVTLHCQTPSSVPVSQCHFYTLSGETVKDVSCLKTLTGTELLEMSHQSSPAEVEMTCFYTVKLGESHYLSPHSDTSSVTIHSDTSSVTIHSLSVSTPGTKDSSYPATSQKTASAATWILNFIVVVAGCGVTVAVILLVSAILWNKKRTDFVSFSIAGERREPQNENLDAYPLYCSISEEPAASELKGVMYSTVQTH; the protein is encoded by the exons ATGGCTGGACGCCGGCTGCTTGTCATCTTCATTT ATTCTTTTCTCGAGAGTTATGCACAAG CTCTTCTTCCACctacactgacagtgaatccaccggtgatctcagagacagactcagtcactctgcactgtcagactccatcatctgttcctgtgtctcagtgttatttCAAAACTATGAGAACAAAACGGGGCAAAGTCTTCCCctgtctgaagacactgacaggaactgagctgctggagatgtcacatcagagttcacctgctgaggttaaagtgacatgtttttatcttcacGCGACTCAATCTCCAGAGAGTAACATATCCTCCATCATCATTCGAA CATCTCTTCCACctacactgacagtgaatccaccggtgatctcagagacagactcagtcactctgcactgtcagactccatcatctgttcctgtgtctcagtgtcatTTCTACACTTTAAGTGGAGAAactgtcaaagacgtctcttgtctgaagacactgacaggaactgagctgctggagatgtcacatcagagttcacctgctgaggttgagatgacatgtttttacactgtaaagCTTGGAGAGTCACATTACCTAtctccacacagtgacacatcctccgtcaccatacacagtgacacatcctccgtcaccatacaca GTTTGAGTGTTAGTACACCTGGCACTAAAGATAGCTCCTACCCTGCAACATCTCAGAAAACAGCTTCAG CAGCAACGTGGATATTGAACTTTATTGTAGTTGTAGCTGGTTGCGGTGTAACTGTGGCCGTCATCTTGCTCGTTTCTGCAATTCTctggaacaaaaaaagaactg aCTTTGTGTCTTTCTCAATAGCAGGTGAAAGGCGGGAGCCTCAAAATGAGAAT tTGGACGCATACCCTTTGTACTGCAGCATCTCTGAGGAGCCAGCTGCATCAGAGCTGAAGGGTGTGATGTACAGCACCGTGCAGACACACTGA
- the LOC115007924 gene encoding uncharacterized protein LOC115007924 isoform X9 has protein sequence MAGRRLLVIFIYSFLESYAQALLPPTLTVNPPVISETDSVTLHCQTPSSVPVSQCYFKTMRTKRGKVFPCLKTLTGTELLEMSHQSSPAEVKVTCFYLHATQSPESNISSIIIRTSLPPTLTVNPPVISETDSVTLHCQTPSSVPVSQCHFYTLSGETVKDVSCLKTLTGTELLEMSHQSSPAEVEMTCFYTVKLGESHYLSPHSDTSSVTIHSDTSSVTIHSLSVSTPGTKDSSYPATSQKTASAGERREPQNENLDAYPLYCSISEEPAASELKGVMYSTVQTH, from the exons ATGGCTGGACGCCGGCTGCTTGTCATCTTCATTT ATTCTTTTCTCGAGAGTTATGCACAAG CTCTTCTTCCACctacactgacagtgaatccaccggtgatctcagagacagactcagtcactctgcactgtcagactccatcatctgttcctgtgtctcagtgttatttCAAAACTATGAGAACAAAACGGGGCAAAGTCTTCCCctgtctgaagacactgacaggaactgagctgctggagatgtcacatcagagttcacctgctgaggttaaagtgacatgtttttatcttcacGCGACTCAATCTCCAGAGAGTAACATATCCTCCATCATCATTCGAA CATCTCTTCCACctacactgacagtgaatccaccggtgatctcagagacagactcagtcactctgcactgtcagactccatcatctgttcctgtgtctcagtgtcatTTCTACACTTTAAGTGGAGAAactgtcaaagacgtctcttgtctgaagacactgacaggaactgagctgctggagatgtcacatcagagttcacctgctgaggttgagatgacatgtttttacactgtaaagCTTGGAGAGTCACATTACCTAtctccacacagtgacacatcctccgtcaccatacacagtgacacatcctccgtcaccatacaca GTTTGAGTGTTAGTACACCTGGCACTAAAGATAGCTCCTACCCTGCAACATCTCAGAAAACAGCTTCAG CAGGTGAAAGGCGGGAGCCTCAAAATGAGAAT tTGGACGCATACCCTTTGTACTGCAGCATCTCTGAGGAGCCAGCTGCATCAGAGCTGAAGGGTGTGATGTACAGCACCGTGCAGACACACTGA
- the LOC115007924 gene encoding uncharacterized protein LOC115007924 isoform X4, which produces MAGRRLLVIFIYSFLESYAQALLPPTLTVNPPVISETDSVTLHCQTPSSVPVSQCYFKTMRTKRGKVFPCLKTLTGTELLEMSHQSSPAEVKVTCFYLHATQSPESNISSIIIRTSLPPTLTVNPPVISETDSVTLHCQTPSSVPVSQCHFYTLSGETVKDVSCLKTLTGTELLEMSHQSSPAEVEMTCFYTVKLGESHYLSPHSDTSSVTIHSDTSSVTIHSLSVSTPGTKDSSYPATSQKTASATWILNFIVVVAGCGVTVAVILLVSAILWNKKRTAGERREPQNENLDAYPLYCSISEEPAASELKGVMYSTVQTH; this is translated from the exons ATGGCTGGACGCCGGCTGCTTGTCATCTTCATTT ATTCTTTTCTCGAGAGTTATGCACAAG CTCTTCTTCCACctacactgacagtgaatccaccggtgatctcagagacagactcagtcactctgcactgtcagactccatcatctgttcctgtgtctcagtgttatttCAAAACTATGAGAACAAAACGGGGCAAAGTCTTCCCctgtctgaagacactgacaggaactgagctgctggagatgtcacatcagagttcacctgctgaggttaaagtgacatgtttttatcttcacGCGACTCAATCTCCAGAGAGTAACATATCCTCCATCATCATTCGAA CATCTCTTCCACctacactgacagtgaatccaccggtgatctcagagacagactcagtcactctgcactgtcagactccatcatctgttcctgtgtctcagtgtcatTTCTACACTTTAAGTGGAGAAactgtcaaagacgtctcttgtctgaagacactgacaggaactgagctgctggagatgtcacatcagagttcacctgctgaggttgagatgacatgtttttacactgtaaagCTTGGAGAGTCACATTACCTAtctccacacagtgacacatcctccgtcaccatacacagtgacacatcctccgtcaccatacaca GTTTGAGTGTTAGTACACCTGGCACTAAAGATAGCTCCTACCCTGCAACATCTCAGAAAACAGCTTCAG CAACGTGGATATTGAACTTTATTGTAGTTGTAGCTGGTTGCGGTGTAACTGTGGCCGTCATCTTGCTCGTTTCTGCAATTCTctggaacaaaaaaagaactg CAGGTGAAAGGCGGGAGCCTCAAAATGAGAAT tTGGACGCATACCCTTTGTACTGCAGCATCTCTGAGGAGCCAGCTGCATCAGAGCTGAAGGGTGTGATGTACAGCACCGTGCAGACACACTGA
- the LOC115007924 gene encoding uncharacterized protein LOC115007924 isoform X3, protein MAGRRLLVIFIYSFLESYAQALLPPTLTVNPPVISETDSVTLHCQTPSSVPVSQCYFKTMRTKRGKVFPCLKTLTGTELLEMSHQSSPAEVKVTCFYLHATQSPESNISSIIIRTSLPPTLTVNPPVISETDSVTLHCQTPSSVPVSQCHFYTLSGETVKDVSCLKTLTGTELLEMSHQSSPAEVEMTCFYTVKLGESHYLSPHSDTSSVTIHSDTSSVTIHSLSVSTPGTKDSSYPATSQKTASAATWILNFIVVVAGCGVTVAVILLVSAILWNKKRTAGERREPQNENLDAYPLYCSISEEPAASELKGVMYSTVQTH, encoded by the exons ATGGCTGGACGCCGGCTGCTTGTCATCTTCATTT ATTCTTTTCTCGAGAGTTATGCACAAG CTCTTCTTCCACctacactgacagtgaatccaccggtgatctcagagacagactcagtcactctgcactgtcagactccatcatctgttcctgtgtctcagtgttatttCAAAACTATGAGAACAAAACGGGGCAAAGTCTTCCCctgtctgaagacactgacaggaactgagctgctggagatgtcacatcagagttcacctgctgaggttaaagtgacatgtttttatcttcacGCGACTCAATCTCCAGAGAGTAACATATCCTCCATCATCATTCGAA CATCTCTTCCACctacactgacagtgaatccaccggtgatctcagagacagactcagtcactctgcactgtcagactccatcatctgttcctgtgtctcagtgtcatTTCTACACTTTAAGTGGAGAAactgtcaaagacgtctcttgtctgaagacactgacaggaactgagctgctggagatgtcacatcagagttcacctgctgaggttgagatgacatgtttttacactgtaaagCTTGGAGAGTCACATTACCTAtctccacacagtgacacatcctccgtcaccatacacagtgacacatcctccgtcaccatacaca GTTTGAGTGTTAGTACACCTGGCACTAAAGATAGCTCCTACCCTGCAACATCTCAGAAAACAGCTTCAG CAGCAACGTGGATATTGAACTTTATTGTAGTTGTAGCTGGTTGCGGTGTAACTGTGGCCGTCATCTTGCTCGTTTCTGCAATTCTctggaacaaaaaaagaactg CAGGTGAAAGGCGGGAGCCTCAAAATGAGAAT tTGGACGCATACCCTTTGTACTGCAGCATCTCTGAGGAGCCAGCTGCATCAGAGCTGAAGGGTGTGATGTACAGCACCGTGCAGACACACTGA
- the LOC115007924 gene encoding uncharacterized protein LOC115007924 isoform X7 — protein sequence MAGRRLLVIFIYSFLESYAQALLPPTLTVNPPVISETDSVTLHCQTPSSVPVSQCYFKTMRTKRGKVFPCLKTLTGTELLEMSHQSSPAEVKVTCFYLHATQSPESNISSIIIRTSLPPTLTVNPPVISETDSVTLHCQTPSSVPVSQCHFYTLSGETVKDVSCLKTLTGTELLEMSHQSSPAEVEMTCFYTVKLGESHYLSPHSDTSSVTIHSLSVSTPGTKDSSYPATSQKTASAATWILNFIVVVAGCGVTVAVILLVSAILWNKKRTDFVSFSIAGERREPQNENLDAYPLYCSISEEPAASELKGVMYSTVQTH from the exons ATGGCTGGACGCCGGCTGCTTGTCATCTTCATTT ATTCTTTTCTCGAGAGTTATGCACAAG CTCTTCTTCCACctacactgacagtgaatccaccggtgatctcagagacagactcagtcactctgcactgtcagactccatcatctgttcctgtgtctcagtgttatttCAAAACTATGAGAACAAAACGGGGCAAAGTCTTCCCctgtctgaagacactgacaggaactgagctgctggagatgtcacatcagagttcacctgctgaggttaaagtgacatgtttttatcttcacGCGACTCAATCTCCAGAGAGTAACATATCCTCCATCATCATTCGAA CATCTCTTCCACctacactgacagtgaatccaccggtgatctcagagacagactcagtcactctgcactgtcagactccatcatctgttcctgtgtctcagtgtcatTTCTACACTTTAAGTGGAGAAactgtcaaagacgtctcttgtctgaagacactgacaggaactgagctgctggagatgtcacatcagagttcacctgctgaggttgagatgacatgtttttacactgtaaagCTTGGAGAGTCACATTACCTAtctccacacagtgacacatcctccgtcaccatacaca GTTTGAGTGTTAGTACACCTGGCACTAAAGATAGCTCCTACCCTGCAACATCTCAGAAAACAGCTTCAG CAGCAACGTGGATATTGAACTTTATTGTAGTTGTAGCTGGTTGCGGTGTAACTGTGGCCGTCATCTTGCTCGTTTCTGCAATTCTctggaacaaaaaaagaactg aCTTTGTGTCTTTCTCAATAGCAGGTGAAAGGCGGGAGCCTCAAAATGAGAAT tTGGACGCATACCCTTTGTACTGCAGCATCTCTGAGGAGCCAGCTGCATCAGAGCTGAAGGGTGTGATGTACAGCACCGTGCAGACACACTGA
- the LOC115007924 gene encoding uncharacterized protein LOC115007924 isoform X2 translates to MAGRRLLVIFIYSFLESYAQALLPPTLTVNPPVISETDSVTLHCQTPSSVPVSQCYFKTMRTKRGKVFPCLKTLTGTELLEMSHQSSPAEVKVTCFYLHATQSPESNISSIIIRTSLPPTLTVNPPVISETDSVTLHCQTPSSVPVSQCHFYTLSGETVKDVSCLKTLTGTELLEMSHQSSPAEVEMTCFYTVKLGESHYLSPHSDTSSVTIHSDTSSVTIHSLSVSTPGTKDSSYPATSQKTASATWILNFIVVVAGCGVTVAVILLVSAILWNKKRTDFVSFSIAGERREPQNENLDAYPLYCSISEEPAASELKGVMYSTVQTH, encoded by the exons ATGGCTGGACGCCGGCTGCTTGTCATCTTCATTT ATTCTTTTCTCGAGAGTTATGCACAAG CTCTTCTTCCACctacactgacagtgaatccaccggtgatctcagagacagactcagtcactctgcactgtcagactccatcatctgttcctgtgtctcagtgttatttCAAAACTATGAGAACAAAACGGGGCAAAGTCTTCCCctgtctgaagacactgacaggaactgagctgctggagatgtcacatcagagttcacctgctgaggttaaagtgacatgtttttatcttcacGCGACTCAATCTCCAGAGAGTAACATATCCTCCATCATCATTCGAA CATCTCTTCCACctacactgacagtgaatccaccggtgatctcagagacagactcagtcactctgcactgtcagactccatcatctgttcctgtgtctcagtgtcatTTCTACACTTTAAGTGGAGAAactgtcaaagacgtctcttgtctgaagacactgacaggaactgagctgctggagatgtcacatcagagttcacctgctgaggttgagatgacatgtttttacactgtaaagCTTGGAGAGTCACATTACCTAtctccacacagtgacacatcctccgtcaccatacacagtgacacatcctccgtcaccatacaca GTTTGAGTGTTAGTACACCTGGCACTAAAGATAGCTCCTACCCTGCAACATCTCAGAAAACAGCTTCAG CAACGTGGATATTGAACTTTATTGTAGTTGTAGCTGGTTGCGGTGTAACTGTGGCCGTCATCTTGCTCGTTTCTGCAATTCTctggaacaaaaaaagaactg aCTTTGTGTCTTTCTCAATAGCAGGTGAAAGGCGGGAGCCTCAAAATGAGAAT tTGGACGCATACCCTTTGTACTGCAGCATCTCTGAGGAGCCAGCTGCATCAGAGCTGAAGGGTGTGATGTACAGCACCGTGCAGACACACTGA
- the LOC115007924 gene encoding uncharacterized protein LOC115007924 isoform X11 produces MAGRRLLVIFIYSFLESYAQALLPPTLTVNPPVISETDSVTLHCQTPSSVPVSQCYFKTMRTKRGKVFPCLKTLTGTELLEMSHQSSPAEVKVTCFYLHATQSPESNISSIIIRTSLPPTLTVNPPVISETDSVTLHCQTPSSVPVSQCHFYTLSGETVKDVSCLKTLTGTELLEMSHQSSPAEVEMTCFYTVKLGESHYLSPHSDTSSVTIHSLSVSTPGTKDSSYPATSQKTASAGERREPQNENLDAYPLYCSISEEPAASELKGVMYSTVQTH; encoded by the exons ATGGCTGGACGCCGGCTGCTTGTCATCTTCATTT ATTCTTTTCTCGAGAGTTATGCACAAG CTCTTCTTCCACctacactgacagtgaatccaccggtgatctcagagacagactcagtcactctgcactgtcagactccatcatctgttcctgtgtctcagtgttatttCAAAACTATGAGAACAAAACGGGGCAAAGTCTTCCCctgtctgaagacactgacaggaactgagctgctggagatgtcacatcagagttcacctgctgaggttaaagtgacatgtttttatcttcacGCGACTCAATCTCCAGAGAGTAACATATCCTCCATCATCATTCGAA CATCTCTTCCACctacactgacagtgaatccaccggtgatctcagagacagactcagtcactctgcactgtcagactccatcatctgttcctgtgtctcagtgtcatTTCTACACTTTAAGTGGAGAAactgtcaaagacgtctcttgtctgaagacactgacaggaactgagctgctggagatgtcacatcagagttcacctgctgaggttgagatgacatgtttttacactgtaaagCTTGGAGAGTCACATTACCTAtctccacacagtgacacatcctccgtcaccatacaca GTTTGAGTGTTAGTACACCTGGCACTAAAGATAGCTCCTACCCTGCAACATCTCAGAAAACAGCTTCAG CAGGTGAAAGGCGGGAGCCTCAAAATGAGAAT tTGGACGCATACCCTTTGTACTGCAGCATCTCTGAGGAGCCAGCTGCATCAGAGCTGAAGGGTGTGATGTACAGCACCGTGCAGACACACTGA